The following coding sequences are from one Chiloscyllium punctatum isolate Juve2018m chromosome 48, sChiPun1.3, whole genome shotgun sequence window:
- the det1 gene encoding DET1 homolog, translated as MDDDEPTIKPRHIENQNVVYRLERRRIYSGRSGAHWYMVRCLHQNVFPNFTVVNVEKPPCFLRKFSPDGRYFIAFSLDQTSLEIYEYQGCQAAEDLLQGYNGEIMLNGANDLQSINIRGKLFERFFVLLHVTSVASNGEHLNRECSLFTDDCRYVIVGSAAYLPEEPHPLFFDVYRNNESVTPNPRSPLEDYSLHIIDLHTGSLCDTRTFKCDKVILSHNQGLYLYKNILAILSVQHQTIHVFQVTPEGTFIDVRTIGRFCYEDDLLTVSAVYPEVQGDAQNAPSRPFKEKTLNSLKHRLLVYLWQRAESDGGAAAKRRFFQYFDQLQQLRMWKMQLLDENHLLIKYTSEDVVTLRVTDPSQPSFFVVYNMVTTRVLAVFENTCDELLQLFENFCDLYRNATLHSEAVQFPCSASSNNFARQIQRRFKDTIVNAKYGGHTEAVRRLLGQLPISAQSYSSSPYLDLSLFSYDDKWVSVMERPKTCGDHPIRFYARDSGLLKFKIQAGLLGRPINHTVRRLVAFTFHPFEPFAISVQRTNAEYVVSFHMRHTCV; from the exons ATGGATGATGATGAACCTACCATCAAACCTCGTCACATCGAGAACCAGAATGTTGTTTACCGTCTGGAGCGCCGGAGAATCTATTCAGGCAGGTCTGGAGCTCACTGGTACATGGTGCGTTGCCTGCATCAGAATGTGTTTCCCAACTTCACTGTTGTTAACGTAGAAAAGCCACCGTGTTTCCTGCGCAAGTTCTCTCCTGATGGCCGCTATTTCATTGCGTTTTCCCTGGACCAGACCTCGTTGGAGATCTATGAGTACCAGGGCTGTCAGGCAGCTGAGGACCTCCTTCAGGGCTACAATGGGGAGATCATGCTGAATGGTGCTAATGACTTGCAGTCCATCAACATCCGCGGCAAACTGTTTGAGCGTTTCTTTGTCCTGCTGCATGTCACTAGTGTAGCGTCGAATGGGGAGCACCTGAATCGTGAGTGCAGCTTGTTTACTGATGATTGCCGGTATGTCATTGTTGGCTCTGCTGCTTACCTCCCTGAGGAGCCTCATCCTCTCTTCTTTGATGTTTACCGAAACAACGAGTCTGTCACACCAAACCCTCGGTCTCCGTTGGAAGATTACTCTCTGCACATCATTGACCTGCACACAGGGAGTCTTTGTGACACAAGGACCTTTAAGTGCGACAAGGtcattctctcacacaaccaAGGGCTTTACTTGTATAAGAATATCTTGGCTATTCTCTCTGTGCAACATCAGACCATTCATGTGTTCCAAGTTACCCCAGAAGGAACTTTCATTGATGTTCGAACCATTGGACGCTTCTGTTATGAAGATGACCTCCTCACTGTTTCAGCTGTGTATCCTGAAGTGCAGGGTGATGCGCAAAATGCCCCATCGCGCCCCTTTAAGGAAAAAACGCTGAACTCTTTAAAGCATCGGCTGCTGGTATACCTGTGGCAAAgggcagagagtgatgggggcgcTGCTGCTAAGCGACGTTTCTTTCAGTATTTCGACCAGTTGCAGCAACTACGCATGTGGAAGATGCAGCTTCTGGATGAGAACCACCTCCTGATCAAATACACGAGCGAGGATGTGGTGACCCTGCGGGTCACTGACCCCTCTCAG CCGTCATTCTTTGTCGTATACAATATGGTGACCACGCGGGTTCTGGCTGTTTTTGAGAACACTTGTGATGAGCTTTTACAACTATTTGAAAATTTTTGCGATCTCTATCGGAACGCCACACTGCACAGTGAGGCCGTGCAGTTTCCCTGCTCAGCATCCAGCAATAACTTTGCCAGACAGATTCAGCGAAG GTTTAAAGACACTATCGTGAATGCCAAGTATGGGGGTCACACAGAGGCTGTGAGGCGACTCCTTGGGCAGTTGCCTATCAGTGCACAGTCTTACAGCAGCAGTCCATACCTTGATCTCTCATTGTTTAGCTATGATGACAAGTGGGTCTCCGTCATGGAACGGCCCAAGACTTGTGGTGATCATCCTATCAG attttaTGCTCGTGATTCAGGTCTGCTGAAGTTTAAAATCCAAGCAGGGCTCCTGGGACGGCCAATTAACCACACAGTGCGACGTCTAGTGGCTTTCACCTTTCACCCTTTTGAGCCATTTGCTATATCAGTGCAGAGGACTAATGCAGAGTATGTGGTTAGTTTTCATATGCGACACACGTGTGTATGA